In one window of Deltaproteobacteria bacterium DNA:
- a CDS encoding glycerate kinase — MQGPLVNDARHIFRAALAAADAGEAVRRTLALSEGDRLKVGESILSLSGYDRIYAVGAGKAVVPMAAALEDILGERLTAGAVVTKYGHAGPLSRIEVMEADHPIPDTQGLSGVRKILKLITPANERDLVFCLFSGGASALMPHPAEGLTLHEKQTATTLLLKSGARIHEVNTVRKHLSMVKGGRLLKAAHPAKTVTIMISDVIGDDPSVIASGPTSPDSSTFGEAIEILSRYGLSSRVPRAVSNWLERGARGEIPETPKPGDPIFDSAINIVAASLGLSLNAAEKMARSKGYNTLVLTSRLCGEAREAARALSAVALEAALNGRPVKRPACIISGGETTVTVAGGGLGGRNQELALSAALELDGDPEILLLSIGTDGSDGPTRAAGALADNTTVKRARAAGLSPEAFLKANDSHRFFEALGDTVTTGPTRTNVMDMQVFLIP, encoded by the coding sequence GTGCAAGGACCGCTTGTAAACGACGCCCGCCACATCTTCCGGGCCGCCCTGGCCGCAGCAGACGCGGGCGAGGCCGTCAGAAGGACGCTTGCGCTTTCGGAGGGCGACCGGCTGAAGGTGGGCGAAAGCATCCTCTCCCTTTCCGGCTACGACCGGATTTACGCGGTGGGGGCGGGAAAGGCTGTGGTTCCAATGGCGGCGGCCCTGGAGGACATCCTGGGGGAGAGGCTCACAGCCGGGGCGGTGGTCACCAAGTACGGCCACGCCGGGCCGCTTTCCAGAATCGAGGTGATGGAGGCCGACCACCCCATACCCGACACCCAGGGGCTTTCCGGGGTGCGGAAAATTCTGAAGCTCATTACCCCGGCAAACGAGCGCGACCTGGTTTTCTGCCTCTTTTCCGGCGGGGCCTCGGCCCTTATGCCCCATCCAGCCGAAGGGCTCACCCTTCACGAAAAGCAGACCGCTACCACGCTCCTTTTAAAAAGCGGGGCGCGCATACATGAGGTCAACACCGTCCGCAAGCACCTTTCGATGGTGAAGGGCGGCAGGCTTTTAAAGGCCGCGCATCCGGCGAAAACGGTCACCATCATGATCTCGGACGTGATAGGCGACGACCCCTCGGTTATAGCCTCAGGCCCCACTTCTCCAGATTCGAGCACCTTCGGAGAGGCCATCGAGATTCTTTCCCGCTACGGCCTTTCAAGCCGGGTCCCCAGGGCCGTCTCCAACTGGCTGGAGCGAGGGGCGCGCGGCGAGATTCCCGAAACCCCCAAGCCTGGCGATCCGATTTTCGATTCGGCCATCAACATCGTGGCGGCAAGCCTCGGCCTTAGCCTCAACGCGGCTGAAAAAATGGCCCGCTCCAAGGGCTACAACACCTTAGTCCTCACCTCCCGCCTTTGCGGAGAAGCACGGGAGGCCGCCAGGGCACTCTCCGCCGTGGCCCTGGAAGCGGCTCTGAACGGCAGGCCCGTGAAACGGCCCGCCTGCATCATTTCGGGCGGCGAGACCACCGTTACGGTGGCGGGCGGCGGCCTGGGCGGGCGCAACCAGGAACTGGCCCTGTCGGCGGCCCTGGAGCTTGACGGAGACCCGGAAATCCTCCTCCTTTCCATAGGAACCGACGGAAGCGACGGCCCCACCAGGGCTGCGGGCGCTCTTGCGGACAACACCACCGTAAAGCGTGCCAGGGCCGCCGGGCTTTCGCCCGAAGCCTTTTTGAAGGCCAACGACTCCCACCGTTTTTTCGAGGCCCTGGGCGACACCGTCACCACCGGCCCCACCAGAACCAACGTAATGGACATGCAGGTTTTTCTGATTCCCTGA
- a CDS encoding 4Fe-4S binding protein, translating to MTRKQAPTANRIILNSDLTGFDSASRITEDHRKIMRNYASPLLSGPAPTDLLLEMIAHMFTEEEAAIAAHLPPLRPRTAQKVAEKTGRSVNEVKGILDHLSFRKAIILASGTPSKYAIMPIVPGTFEMALMTKDLSTRNEWHKKFAQYFEKLWETGYIADYKRYSKALVRYVPVQSLTGSLQSAWPSDYLDEILSRYDDFAVTHCQCRLAMELSDKGCGKPLEACASFGPLVKPLLERGLARRVGKAEMLAIKKNAEENGCVTWLMNAAGDPKGDCSCSCCGCCCHALRSVTQYNVPGMIATPHFMPEKAEEKCKRCGLCVKACPMNAWTANPDKTVSFDRKRCIGCGLCVVSCKPGALSLSPIGKVKPPEENYLSLLLKLFPGFAANSVSVFAKRILKL from the coding sequence ATGACCCGCAAACAAGCCCCCACCGCAAACCGCATCATTCTGAACAGCGACCTCACCGGCTTCGACTCCGCCTCCCGCATCACGGAGGATCACCGCAAGATCATGCGCAACTACGCCTCGCCCCTGCTTTCCGGGCCCGCGCCTACGGACCTTTTGCTTGAAATGATAGCTCACATGTTCACCGAGGAGGAGGCCGCCATAGCCGCCCACCTTCCTCCGCTTCGCCCCCGCACGGCCCAGAAGGTGGCCGAAAAAACAGGCAGGAGCGTTAACGAGGTCAAGGGCATCCTGGACCATCTTTCCTTCCGCAAGGCCATAATCCTGGCATCGGGCACGCCGTCCAAGTACGCCATCATGCCCATAGTTCCCGGCACCTTTGAAATGGCGCTCATGACCAAGGACCTTTCCACCAGAAACGAGTGGCACAAAAAATTCGCACAGTACTTCGAAAAGCTCTGGGAAACCGGCTATATCGCCGATTACAAGCGCTACAGCAAGGCCCTGGTGCGGTACGTGCCGGTGCAGTCGCTTACCGGCTCGCTCCAGTCCGCCTGGCCCTCGGATTACCTGGACGAAATTCTCTCCCGCTACGACGATTTCGCGGTCACCCACTGCCAGTGCCGCCTTGCCATGGAGCTTTCGGACAAGGGATGCGGAAAGCCCCTGGAGGCCTGCGCCAGCTTCGGCCCCCTGGTGAAGCCCCTTCTGGAGCGCGGCCTGGCCCGGAGGGTGGGCAAGGCCGAGATGCTGGCCATCAAGAAGAACGCCGAGGAAAACGGCTGCGTCACCTGGCTCATGAACGCCGCCGGCGACCCCAAGGGCGACTGCTCCTGCTCCTGCTGCGGATGCTGCTGCCACGCCCTTCGCTCGGTCACCCAGTACAACGTGCCGGGCATGATCGCCACCCCGCATTTCATGCCGGAAAAAGCCGAGGAAAAGTGCAAGCGCTGCGGCCTTTGCGTCAAGGCCTGCCCCATGAACGCCTGGACCGCGAACCCGGACAAGACCGTCTCCTTTGACCGGAAAAGGTGCATCGGCTGCGGCCTGTGCGTGGTGTCCTGCAAGCCGGGGGCCTTAAGCCTTTCCCCCATCGGGAAGGTGAAGCCGCCGGAGGAGAACTACCTATCCCTCTTGTTGAAGCTCTTTCCGGGCTTTGCGGCCAACTCGGTTTCAGTGTTTGCAAAGCGCATCCTTAAGTTGTAA
- a CDS encoding outer membrane lipoprotein carrier protein LolA, giving the protein MRKFLPVMVAVLLSVCASLSLAGPKKLTVDQVLSGIEGRYKTSGMCAKFYQEATLAGMGISDNATGSVCFKAPDKMAWKYEKPEEQEVVTDGKILWIYRKVDNQVMVGEAGAFFGSGEGASFFSDVTRLKKMFTVSFAKGMIPEKWSKSGWYALRLIPKKKRPEFVELNLAVDARTFEIQESVSKNQAGDSTRILFYDLAFNQKLPDSKFVFIAPKGADVMKME; this is encoded by the coding sequence ATGAGAAAATTTCTTCCGGTGATGGTTGCGGTTCTTTTGTCCGTTTGCGCGTCCCTTTCCCTGGCCGGACCCAAAAAGCTCACCGTCGATCAGGTGCTTTCGGGCATCGAGGGCCGGTACAAAACAAGCGGCATGTGCGCGAAATTCTACCAGGAAGCCACCCTTGCGGGAATGGGGATATCCGACAACGCCACCGGCTCGGTTTGTTTCAAGGCCCCGGACAAGATGGCCTGGAAGTACGAAAAGCCCGAGGAGCAGGAGGTGGTCACCGACGGCAAAATTCTGTGGATTTACCGCAAGGTGGACAACCAGGTGATGGTGGGCGAGGCCGGGGCCTTTTTCGGCTCCGGCGAGGGTGCGAGCTTTTTTTCGGACGTGACCCGGCTGAAAAAAATGTTCACAGTAAGTTTCGCCAAGGGCATGATTCCCGAAAAATGGTCCAAAAGCGGCTGGTACGCCTTAAGGCTCATCCCCAAGAAAAAGCGCCCGGAATTCGTGGAGCTAAACCTTGCGGTTGACGCCAGGACCTTTGAAATCCAGGAATCCGTCTCCAAGAATCAGGCTGGCGACAGCACTCGGATTCTTTTCTACGATCTTGCCTTCAACCAGAAGCTGCCGGACTCCAAATTCGTCTTCATCGCCCCTAAGGGAGCGGACGTGATGAAGATGGAATAG
- a CDS encoding OmpW family protein has translation MKKSRLAVLCFLVFLIGAPQAFSGEAGKNIGLGLHAGLTVPSSPTIGVESTFIETDTGGTSPSFGCSLDWFFAPDFSVSLGVDYCKFSIDGKSGGGKAAMGDATTIPVSLSLRYQPTLNKVFMPYIGIGGNYLICDFSESQLIRDAIASVGVNDTLDLENSFGVVVSGGLDLMVSDRNSVGIGLSYSWNNTKMEIGGEKSDSFDLNAFQASVGWKHYF, from the coding sequence ATGAAAAAATCGCGTTTGGCTGTTCTTTGTTTTTTGGTTTTTCTTATTGGCGCGCCCCAGGCGTTTTCCGGCGAAGCGGGTAAAAATATCGGCTTGGGGCTGCACGCCGGGCTCACCGTTCCTTCAAGTCCCACCATCGGGGTTGAGAGCACCTTCATCGAAACCGATACGGGCGGCACGTCGCCTTCTTTCGGCTGCAGTTTGGACTGGTTTTTCGCCCCTGATTTCAGCGTTTCCCTGGGTGTCGATTACTGTAAATTTTCCATCGACGGGAAAAGCGGCGGCGGCAAGGCGGCAATGGGGGACGCCACAACGATTCCGGTTTCGCTTTCGCTGCGCTATCAGCCCACTTTAAACAAGGTGTTCATGCCCTACATCGGTATTGGAGGCAACTACCTGATTTGCGATTTCAGCGAATCGCAGCTAATTAGGGACGCCATTGCCTCGGTTGGCGTCAACGACACCCTTGATCTGGAAAACTCATTTGGTGTCGTGGTTTCAGGCGGCCTGGATTTGATGGTAAGCGACAGGAATTCGGTGGGCATAGGCCTTAGTTATTCATGGAACAACACCAAGATGGAGATCGGTGGAGAAAAGAGCGACTCGTTCGACCTGAACGCTTTCCAGGCCTCAGTCGGATGGAAGCATTACTTCTGA
- the lnt gene encoding apolipoprotein N-acyltransferase — protein MLFWGLAIISACLYPLAFSPVGAWPLAFFCLSPLFCALFAAKTRLSAFLKGALFGALFSAFMGYWLYGSLVDQYEKSPLTAALFLAFCLILPHFLLYGAFGILFHLLKRKALFFFAVTAPSLWVITEFSKEWIFGFVPWGHLGYASLGFLPYAQVADIAGVFGAGFLLAGANGVIAFGALGVPGTATGQGDSPPGTRRTALLLLFFIFAPVFYGLVQLARWTPAYKDAIRRDGFAVTLVQGNHTAKERWSGMGFYGRVKAYLSLSGVLNEKRPDSAPFRMIVWPETVLNSPQEITDGLFSELVGQAGPNTLLVTGGLRMLPLGAINCAYFISGTGRVTAYDKKILLPYAETAPAGDILGDYYEAPHKFIKGKGRAATDTDFGLMGASICLEALYPAHVARAVRQGAKILVNLSNDTWFGDSAMPHLHLDANRMRAIENRRFLLRAGNSGFCAIISPTGKIEAKSGLFRQETITGRAAFLSGRTLFTLLGNWIVGLCLLIVGVSKWISTEKD, from the coding sequence ATGCTTTTTTGGGGCCTTGCCATAATTTCAGCCTGCCTCTATCCCCTGGCCTTTTCGCCGGTCGGGGCCTGGCCCCTGGCCTTTTTCTGTCTCTCGCCGCTTTTCTGCGCCCTTTTCGCGGCAAAAACCCGGCTTTCGGCCTTTTTAAAGGGGGCTCTGTTCGGCGCTCTCTTTTCCGCCTTCATGGGATACTGGCTCTATGGGTCCCTGGTTGACCAGTACGAGAAATCGCCCCTTACGGCGGCCCTGTTCCTGGCGTTCTGCCTCATCCTTCCACATTTCCTGCTCTATGGCGCTTTCGGGATTCTCTTTCACCTTTTAAAACGCAAGGCCCTGTTTTTTTTCGCCGTAACAGCGCCCTCGCTGTGGGTTATTACGGAGTTTTCCAAGGAGTGGATTTTCGGATTCGTTCCCTGGGGGCATCTTGGCTACGCCTCGTTGGGCTTTCTCCCCTACGCACAGGTTGCGGATATCGCGGGGGTATTCGGCGCGGGCTTTCTTCTTGCCGGGGCGAACGGCGTGATTGCCTTCGGAGCCCTTGGGGTGCCCGGAACCGCCACCGGACAGGGGGACTCGCCCCCCGGGACCAGGCGCACGGCCCTCTTATTGCTCTTCTTCATATTCGCGCCGGTTTTCTACGGATTGGTTCAGCTTGCAAGGTGGACTCCGGCGTACAAGGATGCCATCAGGCGGGACGGGTTCGCCGTGACCCTGGTACAGGGCAACCACACGGCAAAGGAGCGCTGGAGCGGCATGGGCTTTTACGGAAGGGTGAAGGCCTACCTTTCCTTAAGCGGGGTCCTGAACGAAAAAAGGCCGGATTCCGCGCCGTTTCGCATGATCGTGTGGCCGGAAACGGTTCTGAACAGCCCGCAAGAGATCACCGACGGGCTTTTTTCCGAACTGGTGGGCCAGGCAGGGCCGAACACTCTGCTGGTGACAGGTGGGCTTAGGATGCTGCCCCTTGGGGCCATCAACTGCGCATATTTTATATCGGGGACCGGCAGGGTGACCGCCTACGACAAGAAAATTCTCCTGCCCTACGCCGAAACCGCGCCAGCTGGCGACATTCTGGGGGATTACTACGAGGCCCCGCACAAGTTCATAAAGGGAAAAGGCAGGGCCGCCACCGATACCGACTTCGGCCTCATGGGGGCGTCCATCTGCCTGGAGGCCCTTTACCCGGCCCACGTGGCCAGGGCCGTGCGGCAGGGCGCGAAAATACTGGTGAACCTTTCCAACGACACCTGGTTCGGGGATTCGGCCATGCCCCACCTGCACCTTGACGCCAACAGGATGCGGGCCATAGAGAACCGCCGCTTTCTGCTGCGGGCCGGAAACAGCGGGTTTTGCGCAATAATCTCGCCAACCGGAAAGATAGAGGCGAAAAGCGGCCTGTTCCGCCAGGAAACCATTACCGGCAGGGCGGCTTTTCTGTCGGGCCGCACCCTCTTCACCCTGCTCGGTAACTGGATAGTGGGTTTGTGCCTTCTAATCGTGGGCGTATCGAAATGGATTTCAACTGAAAAAGATTGA
- a CDS encoding DUF3592 domain-containing protein — MAETEQLARVVKIVRAVAVMFLAGGIVLAWMGASHVKEAKRSLSWPIAKGVVKESKMLTKRHSKGRMGYCASVVYGYSVDGAALTGDRLGFDRDWKNNPQKPLETLKKYPPGAEIKVHYDPDQPGQSVLEPGATTGSWLFFIIGFAFLVSGAIDYWLIPWLVGVLAAKRLNTDAW; from the coding sequence ATGGCGGAAACGGAACAGCTGGCCAGGGTGGTAAAGATCGTGCGGGCGGTGGCGGTCATGTTTCTCGCGGGCGGAATCGTCCTTGCGTGGATGGGCGCAAGCCACGTGAAAGAGGCGAAAAGAAGCCTTTCCTGGCCCATTGCGAAGGGCGTGGTGAAAGAGTCGAAAATGTTGACCAAGCGCCACAGCAAGGGCAGGATGGGCTACTGCGCCTCGGTCGTCTACGGATATTCGGTGGACGGCGCGGCCCTCACGGGCGACCGGCTGGGCTTTGACCGGGACTGGAAAAACAACCCGCAAAAGCCCTTGGAGACGCTGAAAAAATATCCGCCTGGAGCGGAAATCAAGGTCCATTACGACCCGGACCAGCCGGGGCAGTCAGTTCTTGAACCCGGAGCGACCACCGGTTCGTGGCTTTTTTTCATAATCGGGTTCGCTTTTCTGGTTTCCGGAGCCATCGATTACTGGCTCATTCCCTGGCTGGTGGGGGTATTGGCGGCAAAAAGGCTGAACACCGATGCATGGTGA
- a CDS encoding HU family DNA-binding protein: MTKPELIDKMAKEASITKVQANAALASFIDSVKVTLKKKDGKLTLVGFGTFTKVRRKARTGRNPQTGAPIKIKASNAVKFKPGKGLKEAV, translated from the coding sequence ATGACCAAGCCTGAGCTCATCGACAAAATGGCCAAAGAAGCGAGCATAACCAAGGTGCAGGCAAACGCGGCGCTGGCTTCCTTCATCGACAGCGTAAAGGTGACCCTGAAGAAAAAGGACGGCAAGCTCACCCTGGTGGGCTTCGGCACTTTCACCAAGGTACGCCGCAAGGCCCGCACGGGCCGCAATCCCCAGACCGGCGCGCCCATAAAGATAAAGGCTTCCAATGCCGTCAAGTTCAAGCCGGGCAAAGGCCTGAAGGAAGCCGTGTAA
- the plsY gene encoding glycerol-3-phosphate 1-O-acyltransferase PlsY produces MIMIKYALPVLAYLLGSVPFGAAFFRFRHDMDIRALGSGNIGATNVMRNAGPAMGLITLGADMAKGWVLIFVARHMGAGDLIVALTGLAAFLGHIYPVWTDFKGGGKGVATAGGCLAAWTPLGFLWVLLVFIAGLFVTGRVSVGSLCAALVLPVVAFAFTGMVPVGIVATAMTIMIFRRHSANVARIKEGTEPRVFGGII; encoded by the coding sequence ATGATCATGATAAAGTACGCGTTGCCGGTCCTGGCTTATCTTTTGGGGTCTGTCCCCTTTGGCGCGGCGTTTTTCCGTTTCAGGCACGACATGGACATAAGGGCTCTGGGAAGCGGCAACATAGGCGCAACCAACGTCATGCGCAACGCTGGCCCTGCCATGGGCCTCATAACCCTCGGCGCGGACATGGCAAAGGGCTGGGTCCTGATCTTCGTGGCCAGGCACATGGGAGCGGGCGACCTGATAGTGGCGCTCACCGGCCTTGCGGCCTTTCTGGGCCACATATACCCGGTCTGGACCGATTTCAAAGGCGGCGGAAAGGGAGTCGCCACGGCGGGCGGGTGCCTTGCCGCCTGGACGCCCTTAGGCTTTCTCTGGGTTCTCCTGGTCTTTATCGCGGGGCTTTTCGTGACGGGCCGGGTGTCTGTGGGCTCCCTGTGCGCGGCCCTGGTGTTGCCCGTGGTGGCCTTCGCATTCACGGGCATGGTCCCGGTGGGCATCGTGGCCACGGCCATGACCATCATGATTTTCCGCCGCCACTCGGCCAACGTTGCCCGCATAAAGGAAGGCACCGAGCCCAGGGTTTTCGGCGGGATCATCTGA
- a CDS encoding ATP-dependent metallopeptidase FtsH/Yme1/Tma family protein yields the protein MALNVRHVVLWLVILVAMIGLFQVFDRKTSAEKELVYSDFLSMAEKGQIASVTIRNQNVSVKSTDGRSFHTFAPRDENMVSTLKASGVRIEARPENESHWKLILYNWLPLLVLIGVWIFFMRQMQSGGGKALSFGKSRARLMTEQSGKVTFADVAGVDEAKEELSEIVEFLRDPRRFTRLGGRIPKGVLLMGAPGSGKTLMARAIAGEAEVHFFAISGSDFVEMFVGVGASRVRDLFIQGKKHAPCIIFIDEIDAVGRHRGAGLGGGHDEREQTLNQLLVEMDGFESNEGVILIAATNRPDVLDPALLRPGRFDRQVVVPLPDINGREKILAVHMKKTPVDADVDTHLLARGTPGFSGADLENLVNEAALLAAKGGKDKLTMADFEEAKDKVSMGLARKSKVFSEEDRRAIATHEGGHALVARFLADAHPVNKVTIIPRGRALGVTLMMPDERDLTYREHLSAELAVFMGGRAAEEIVFGKMSTGASSDIKHATEIAQRMVRDWGMSKALGPLSYSHGEGDQIFLGREISRPRDYSETTAQAIDEEVHGIIMEAYGTARAILTENRDILDRLTDLLIEKETIMGSEMDTVILSLRPELPHKNRHHPNPKVDEPPRNA from the coding sequence ATGGCTTTGAACGTGCGTCACGTGGTTTTGTGGCTTGTTATCCTGGTGGCCATGATAGGGCTGTTCCAGGTTTTTGACCGCAAGACATCGGCGGAAAAGGAACTCGTCTACTCGGATTTCCTGTCCATGGCCGAAAAGGGCCAGATAGCGTCCGTAACCATCAGAAATCAGAACGTATCCGTCAAGTCAACCGATGGCCGCAGTTTTCATACCTTTGCCCCACGGGATGAAAACATGGTGAGCACCCTGAAGGCTTCAGGGGTGCGCATCGAGGCAAGGCCCGAAAACGAGAGCCACTGGAAGCTCATCCTGTACAACTGGCTGCCCCTCCTGGTCCTCATAGGCGTGTGGATATTCTTCATGCGCCAGATGCAGTCGGGCGGAGGCAAGGCCCTGTCCTTCGGCAAGAGCCGGGCAAGGCTCATGACCGAGCAGAGCGGCAAGGTGACCTTCGCCGACGTCGCTGGCGTTGACGAGGCCAAGGAGGAACTCTCGGAAATCGTCGAATTTCTGCGCGATCCCCGCCGGTTCACCCGCCTTGGAGGCCGCATCCCCAAGGGCGTTCTGCTCATGGGCGCTCCCGGATCGGGCAAGACCCTCATGGCCCGCGCCATCGCCGGTGAGGCCGAGGTCCATTTCTTCGCCATTTCGGGCTCGGATTTCGTGGAAATGTTCGTGGGCGTCGGCGCGTCCCGCGTGCGCGACCTGTTCATCCAGGGGAAGAAACACGCCCCCTGCATCATCTTCATAGACGAGATCGACGCGGTGGGAAGGCATCGCGGGGCCGGCCTGGGCGGCGGCCACGACGAGCGCGAGCAGACCTTGAACCAGCTTCTTGTGGAGATGGACGGTTTCGAGTCCAACGAGGGCGTGATTCTCATCGCCGCCACCAATCGGCCCGACGTCCTCGACCCGGCGCTTCTCCGCCCCGGTCGCTTCGATCGCCAGGTGGTGGTGCCGCTTCCTGACATCAACGGGCGCGAGAAGATACTTGCGGTCCACATGAAAAAAACCCCGGTGGACGCGGACGTCGACACCCACCTGCTCGCAAGGGGCACGCCGGGCTTTTCCGGCGCGGACCTGGAAAACCTCGTCAACGAGGCCGCGCTTCTTGCGGCCAAGGGGGGCAAGGACAAGCTCACCATGGCCGATTTCGAGGAGGCCAAGGACAAGGTCTCCATGGGCCTTGCCAGAAAGAGCAAGGTCTTTTCCGAGGAAGACCGCCGGGCCATAGCCACCCACGAGGGCGGACACGCACTTGTGGCGCGCTTTTTGGCAGACGCCCACCCGGTCAACAAGGTCACCATCATCCCCCGTGGCCGCGCCCTGGGGGTCACCCTCATGATGCCGGACGAGCGCGACCTTACCTACAGGGAGCACCTGTCTGCGGAACTGGCCGTTTTCATGGGAGGACGGGCCGCCGAGGAAATCGTCTTCGGAAAGATGAGCACCGGCGCTTCCAGCGACATCAAGCACGCCACCGAAATTGCCCAGCGCATGGTGCGCGACTGGGGAATGAGCAAGGCTTTGGGGCCGCTCTCCTACTCCCACGGCGAGGGGGACCAGATATTCCTTGGCCGGGAGATAAGCCGCCCCCGCGACTACTCGGAAACCACAGCCCAGGCGATAGACGAGGAAGTCCACGGCATAATCATGGAAGCCTACGGAACGGCCAGGGCGATTTTGACGGAAAACCGCGATATCCTGGACAGGCTTACGGACCTTCTCATCGAAAAGGAGACCATAATGGGCTCCGAGATGGATACCGTGATCCTTTCCCTGCGCCCGGAGCTTCCGCACAAGAACAGGCATCATCCAAATCCAAAGGTTGACGAGCCGCCCCGGAACGCCTGA
- the folP gene encoding dihydropteroate synthase translates to MKKHTLAVSGWSLELGEKARIMGIVNVTPDSFSDGGHFFDHRKAMEHGLELAEAGADILDVGGESTRPFSDPVTVEEEMRRVIPVIEALRKKTGLPISVDTRRSATARAALSAGATIINDVSALSDDPAMAALVAERGAAVILMHMLGSPKTMQQDPQYSDVVKEVRDYLEARVKFAVSAGIPKERIVIDPGIGFGKTIEHNLALIRNIPAFDSLGVPVLIGHSRKAFIRRLLAADLGREADRGEIETGTQAVTAMCAASGAHIIRVHDVKAARAAIILARAIRPA, encoded by the coding sequence ATGAAAAAGCACACCCTGGCCGTAAGCGGCTGGTCTCTGGAACTGGGCGAAAAGGCCCGGATCATGGGAATCGTGAACGTGACGCCGGATTCCTTTTCGGACGGCGGCCATTTTTTCGATCACCGAAAGGCCATGGAGCACGGCCTCGAACTCGCGGAAGCGGGCGCGGACATCCTGGACGTGGGCGGCGAAAGCACCCGGCCCTTTTCCGATCCGGTAACGGTGGAGGAGGAAATGCGCCGGGTGATCCCTGTGATCGAGGCCCTTCGTAAAAAAACCGGCCTTCCCATAAGCGTCGACACAAGGCGCAGCGCCACGGCCCGCGCCGCCCTTTCCGCAGGGGCCACCATAATCAACGACGTCTCCGCGCTTTCGGACGACCCTGCAATGGCGGCCCTTGTGGCGGAGCGCGGGGCGGCGGTGATCCTCATGCACATGCTGGGCTCCCCCAAGACCATGCAGCAGGACCCGCAATACTCAGACGTGGTGAAAGAGGTGAGGGACTACCTTGAAGCCCGCGTCAAGTTCGCCGTTTCAGCCGGAATCCCCAAGGAGCGCATCGTAATTGATCCCGGAATAGGCTTCGGGAAAACAATAGAGCACAATCTTGCCCTTATTCGGAACATCCCCGCCTTCGACTCCCTCGGAGTCCCGGTTCTGATCGGGCATTCCAGGAAGGCCTTCATCCGCAGGCTTCTTGCCGCAGACCTTGGCCGGGAGGCCGACAGGGGCGAGATCGAAACCGGCACCCAGGCCGTAACCGCCATGTGCGCGGCCTCTGGCGCTCACATCATAAGGGTGCATGACGTTAAGGCGGCCAGGGCCGCTATTATTCTTGCAAGGGCCATAAGGCCTGCCTAA
- a CDS encoding type III pantothenate kinase produces MLLAIDIGNTNTVVGIFDGDRLACEFRIRTVRDMTEDEMYGATHRLLAAKGVSEKDVSDVIVASVVPKMRRAVDAYCDKYLGIAPVWISADQGLGMPVLLKNPADAGADRIVNAIAAYDKYGSALIVVDFGTATTFDCISKNGEYLGGAISPGIGTAADALFSKAARLPRVEIAEPPTHAIGRDTVSSMQSGIILGYAGLVEGLVSRIKTEMEGPVTVIATGGLAPLMAHVCPSIQAVNNDLTLYGLLLIHKRLIKQ; encoded by the coding sequence ATGCTCCTTGCCATTGACATTGGCAACACCAACACCGTTGTGGGGATTTTCGACGGAGACCGGCTGGCCTGCGAGTTCCGCATAAGAACCGTGCGGGACATGACCGAAGACGAGATGTATGGGGCCACCCACAGGCTTTTGGCCGCCAAGGGTGTGAGCGAAAAGGACGTGAGCGACGTAATAGTGGCGAGCGTGGTTCCCAAGATGAGAAGGGCGGTTGACGCCTATTGCGACAAATACCTTGGAATTGCGCCCGTTTGGATCAGCGCGGACCAGGGCCTTGGAATGCCCGTGTTGCTCAAAAATCCTGCGGACGCCGGGGCCGACCGCATAGTGAACGCCATCGCAGCCTACGACAAGTACGGGAGCGCGCTGATCGTGGTGGATTTCGGCACCGCCACCACCTTTGACTGCATCTCGAAAAACGGCGAATACCTGGGCGGGGCCATAAGCCCCGGCATAGGAACCGCCGCAGACGCGCTTTTTTCCAAGGCCGCGCGCCTTCCAAGGGTGGAGATCGCGGAACCCCCCACCCACGCCATAGGCCGCGATACGGTAAGCTCCATGCAGTCGGGGATCATTCTCGGCTACGCAGGGCTCGTTGAAGGTCTCGTTTCCCGCATAAAAACCGAAATGGAAGGCCCGGTCACGGTAATCGCCACGGGAGGGCTTGCGCCTTTAATGGCCCACGTCTGCCCTTCCATCCAGGCGGTGAACAACGATCTCACCCTCTACGGCCTGCTGCTCATTCATAAGCGTTTGATTAAACAATGA